A region of Bacillus cabrialesii DNA encodes the following proteins:
- the kdgR gene encoding pectin utilization transcriptional regulator KdgR: protein MKKKTTGHSTIQDVAECAGVSKSTVSRYINGKIDAISPEKVKNIKKAIAELNYRPSKMAQGLKIKKSKLIGFVVADITNPFSVAAFRGVEEVCDQYGYSIMVCNTDNSPEKEREMLLKLEAHSVEGLILNATGENKDVLHAFTEQHIPTILIDRKLPDLKLDTVTTDNRRITKEILQKIYSKGYTDVALFTEPVSSISPRAERAAVYQEMAAAQNVNGLVRMYEIDVKNKEQIKAALRSFHKEMPEQKKAILALNGLIMLKIISCMEELGLRIPLDIGIAGFDDTEWYKLIGPGITTIAQPSHDMGRTAMERVLKRIEGDKGAPQTIELEAEVIMRQSL, encoded by the coding sequence ATGAAAAAGAAAACAACAGGCCATTCGACCATCCAAGACGTAGCTGAATGTGCAGGAGTTTCGAAATCAACAGTTTCCCGCTATATCAACGGAAAAATAGATGCGATTTCTCCTGAAAAAGTGAAAAACATCAAAAAGGCAATCGCAGAATTGAATTATCGGCCAAGTAAAATGGCGCAAGGTTTGAAAATAAAAAAAAGCAAATTAATCGGATTTGTTGTAGCTGATATTACAAATCCTTTTTCGGTCGCGGCTTTTAGAGGAGTAGAAGAGGTTTGTGATCAATATGGCTACAGCATTATGGTGTGCAACACAGATAACAGTCCAGAAAAAGAGAGAGAAATGCTCTTAAAGCTTGAAGCACATTCGGTTGAGGGGCTGATTTTAAACGCAACCGGAGAAAACAAGGATGTACTGCACGCCTTTACAGAACAGCACATTCCAACGATATTAATTGACCGAAAACTTCCAGACCTGAAACTGGATACGGTAACGACCGACAACAGAAGAATCACAAAAGAGATTCTTCAGAAGATTTACAGCAAAGGGTACACTGATGTCGCGCTGTTTACAGAACCGGTTTCATCTATCAGCCCTCGTGCAGAAAGAGCAGCCGTGTATCAGGAAATGGCTGCGGCTCAAAATGTGAACGGGCTTGTCAGAATGTATGAAATTGACGTGAAAAACAAGGAGCAGATTAAGGCGGCGCTTCGTTCTTTTCACAAGGAGATGCCGGAGCAAAAAAAAGCGATTCTTGCCTTGAATGGTTTAATTATGCTGAAAATCATCAGCTGTATGGAAGAACTTGGCCTGCGCATCCCTCTAGATATCGGAATTGCAGGATTCGATGATACGGAATGGTATAAACTGATCGGTCCGGGCATTACAACGATCGCCCAGCCGTCACATGATATGGGCAGGACGGCGATGGAACGTGTATTAAAAAGGATTGAAGGTGACAAAGGAGCGCCTCAAACCATTGAATTAGAGGCTGAAGTCATCATGAGACAGTCACTTTAA
- a CDS encoding THUMP domain-containing class I SAM-dependent RNA methyltransferase, translated as MTKYTLIATAPMGIEAVVAKEVRDLGYECKVDNGKVIFEGDALAICRANLWLRTADRIKVQVASFKAKTFDELFEKTKAINWRSFIPENGKFPVIGKSVKSTLASVPDCQRIVKKAIVEKLKLQSGKANDWIEETGAEYKVEISLLKDQAVIMLDSSGTGLHKRGYRIDQGGAPIKETLAAALVQLTNWTPDRPFVDPFCGSGTIAIEAALIGQNIAPGFNRDFVSENWEWIGKELWDKARLEVEEKANYDQPLTIFASDIDHRMVQIAKENAEEAGLGDLIQFKQMQVKDFTTNLEFGVIVGNPPYGERLGEKKAVEQMYKEMGQAFEPLDTWSVYMLTSNENFEEAYGRKATKKRKLFNGFIKTDYYQYWSKVRPQRKNTENA; from the coding sequence TTTTGAAGGTGATGCGCTTGCCATTTGCCGTGCAAACCTTTGGCTTAGAACAGCCGACCGCATAAAGGTACAGGTTGCTTCTTTTAAAGCGAAAACGTTTGATGAACTGTTTGAAAAAACGAAAGCGATTAACTGGCGCTCATTTATACCCGAAAACGGGAAGTTCCCTGTCATTGGGAAATCGGTGAAATCAACACTTGCAAGCGTTCCTGACTGTCAGCGAATCGTCAAAAAAGCAATTGTCGAAAAGCTTAAGCTCCAGTCCGGCAAAGCCAATGACTGGATTGAAGAAACAGGTGCCGAGTATAAGGTGGAGATTTCTTTATTGAAAGATCAGGCCGTTATTATGCTGGATTCGTCAGGGACAGGCCTTCACAAACGCGGATATCGTATCGATCAGGGCGGCGCGCCAATTAAAGAAACACTTGCTGCCGCTTTAGTGCAATTAACCAATTGGACCCCAGACCGTCCATTTGTCGATCCTTTTTGCGGTTCCGGAACAATCGCGATTGAAGCCGCGCTGATCGGGCAAAACATCGCTCCGGGATTTAACCGCGATTTTGTCTCAGAGAATTGGGAATGGATCGGCAAAGAGCTGTGGGATAAAGCGCGGCTTGAAGTCGAAGAAAAGGCAAACTATGACCAGCCGCTTACGATTTTCGCAAGCGATATAGACCACCGCATGGTTCAAATCGCAAAAGAAAATGCAGAAGAAGCGGGCTTGGGGGATTTAATCCAATTTAAGCAGATGCAGGTCAAAGACTTCACGACAAATTTGGAGTTTGGCGTGATTGTCGGCAACCCGCCTTACGGAGAGCGACTCGGCGAGAAAAAAGCCGTTGAGCAGATGTATAAAGAAATGGGACAGGCGTTTGAACCGCTTGATACTTGGTCTGTGTATATGCTGACATCAAATGAGAATTTTGAGGAAGCATACGGCAGAAAAGCGACGAAGAAACGAAAGCTCTTTAACGGATTTATTAAAACGGATTATTATCAATACTGGTCTAAAGTTAGACCGCAGCGCAAGAATACAGAAAACGCATAA
- the kduD gene encoding 2-dehydro-3-deoxy-D-gluconate 5-dehydrogenase KduD — protein MSYLHEAFSLEGKTALVTGPGTGIGQGIAKALAGAGADIIGTSHTSSLSETQQLVEQEGRAFTSFTLDLSKPEMIKDAAAELFENRQIDILVNNAGIIHREKAEHFPEENWQHVLNVNLNSLFILTQLAGRQMLKRGYGKIINIASLLSFQGGILVPAYTASKHAVAGLTKSFANEWAASGVQVNAIAPGYISTANTKPIRDDEKRNEDILKRIPAGRWGKADDIGGTAVFLASRASDYVNGHILAVDGGWLSR, from the coding sequence ATGAGTTATCTACATGAGGCCTTTTCATTAGAAGGAAAAACAGCGCTGGTGACAGGCCCTGGAACAGGGATAGGCCAAGGAATTGCCAAAGCGCTGGCCGGGGCTGGCGCTGATATTATCGGCACATCGCATACAAGCAGTCTGTCTGAAACACAGCAGCTTGTGGAACAGGAAGGCCGGGCATTTACGTCTTTTACATTGGACTTGAGCAAGCCGGAAATGATAAAGGATGCTGCAGCTGAGCTGTTCGAAAACAGGCAGATTGATATCCTTGTCAATAATGCCGGCATTATTCACCGGGAAAAAGCAGAGCATTTCCCAGAAGAAAATTGGCAGCACGTACTGAATGTCAATCTAAACAGCTTGTTTATTCTGACACAGCTGGCAGGCAGACAGATGTTGAAAAGAGGTTATGGAAAGATTATTAATATCGCCTCCCTCCTGTCTTTTCAAGGCGGGATCCTCGTTCCGGCTTACACCGCGAGCAAACACGCTGTTGCCGGTTTGACAAAATCATTTGCAAATGAGTGGGCAGCGTCCGGTGTTCAGGTCAACGCAATTGCCCCGGGCTATATTTCTACGGCGAATACAAAGCCTATTCGGGATGATGAAAAGCGAAATGAAGACATATTAAAGAGAATTCCTGCCGGCCGCTGGGGCAAAGCGGATGATATTGGCGGGACTGCAGTCTTTTTAGCATCACGTGCTTCAGATTATGTAAACGGACATATTTTAGCAGTTGATGGCGGCTGGCTATCCCGCTGA
- a CDS encoding ATP-dependent DNA helicase, whose protein sequence is MTTSRLPFSLTKTKNFYEELNNWIGDVFYDILPEKGFDLRDEQVFMAFQLERAFKEKKVMFAEAGVGTGKTLVYLLFAISYARYVGKPAIIACADETLIEQLVKKEGDISKLAEHLDLKIDTRLSKSHEQYLCLKKLEKTMQRSDDDKWLDLYESLPSFVHESQAMQRFYPYGDRKQYANLSNEEWSDVSYDSFQDCLTCDMRHRCGLTLSRDYYRKSTDLIICSHDFYMEHVWTEESRKREGQLPLLPDHSAVVFDEGHLLEFAAQKALTYRVKQSTLELFLERLLQNDIREEFAELIEDALAANDEFFYVLSEESKEVAGSHRLEIKNDQRVKKAADELCRLLDKIGEALVFESEMYTIDQYELSVVEEYVEQMAYSLSLYQKDAISWLEQKETESTFVVMPRTVAEVLGEKVFSKKIPYIFSSATLSEGGSFAYIADSLGIRDYLSLTVDSPYDYDEQMTVNLYAKTEMTAEQKTAETIETIKRYKGRTLVLFPSFEELNEFKQLSAAWELPYPIYFEGDEEISSLVEKFQEEEETVLCSVHLWEGLDIPGDALKNVTIWSLPFPPHDPVFTAKRNGAKKDPFEEVDLPYMLLRVRQGIGRLIRSNQDSGSIHIYAGGENARIIDEVKKVLPVEPQMM, encoded by the coding sequence GTGACAACATCACGTTTGCCTTTTTCTTTAACGAAAACAAAGAATTTTTATGAAGAATTGAATAATTGGATTGGTGACGTGTTTTACGATATCCTTCCCGAAAAAGGGTTTGATCTTCGGGATGAACAAGTATTTATGGCTTTTCAGCTGGAGCGGGCGTTTAAAGAGAAAAAAGTCATGTTTGCCGAAGCAGGAGTGGGAACAGGGAAAACGCTCGTTTATCTTCTTTTCGCGATCAGCTATGCAAGATATGTCGGTAAACCCGCCATTATCGCTTGTGCTGATGAAACATTAATCGAACAGCTAGTGAAAAAAGAGGGCGATATTTCAAAGCTCGCTGAGCATTTGGATCTGAAAATAGATACAAGGCTGTCGAAGTCACATGAGCAATATTTATGCTTGAAGAAGCTTGAAAAAACAATGCAGCGGTCTGATGATGATAAATGGCTGGATCTTTATGAATCGTTACCGTCGTTTGTCCATGAATCACAGGCGATGCAGCGCTTTTATCCGTATGGCGACCGCAAGCAGTACGCAAATCTATCGAATGAAGAATGGTCTGACGTAAGCTACGATTCGTTTCAGGATTGTCTGACTTGTGATATGAGACACAGATGCGGTTTGACGCTTTCCAGAGATTACTACCGCAAGTCAACGGACCTGATCATTTGTTCCCATGATTTTTATATGGAGCATGTGTGGACGGAAGAATCACGCAAACGAGAGGGCCAACTGCCGCTCTTGCCTGATCATAGCGCGGTTGTATTTGACGAAGGACATTTGTTAGAGTTTGCCGCGCAAAAAGCGCTAACCTACAGAGTGAAGCAGTCCACTCTTGAATTGTTTTTAGAACGTTTGCTGCAAAATGACATTAGAGAAGAGTTTGCAGAACTGATTGAAGACGCGCTTGCTGCAAACGACGAATTTTTCTATGTTCTTTCTGAAGAATCAAAAGAAGTAGCCGGTTCACATCGTTTAGAAATAAAAAATGACCAGCGTGTCAAAAAGGCGGCGGACGAGCTTTGCCGTTTACTTGATAAAATCGGTGAAGCGCTTGTATTCGAGTCTGAGATGTACACGATTGATCAGTACGAGCTGTCAGTTGTGGAAGAATATGTAGAACAAATGGCGTATTCATTATCTCTGTATCAAAAGGATGCGATCAGCTGGCTGGAGCAAAAGGAAACGGAATCAACCTTTGTTGTGATGCCGAGAACAGTGGCGGAAGTGCTTGGCGAAAAAGTGTTCTCTAAGAAAATTCCTTATATCTTCTCTTCTGCTACGCTGTCAGAAGGCGGTTCGTTTGCTTATATTGCCGACAGTCTCGGGATTCGTGATTATTTGTCATTAACCGTTGATTCTCCTTATGATTATGACGAGCAGATGACCGTTAATCTATATGCAAAAACAGAGATGACAGCTGAACAAAAAACAGCTGAAACAATTGAAACAATCAAGCGTTATAAAGGCAGAACGCTGGTGCTTTTCCCTTCTTTTGAGGAACTAAACGAGTTTAAACAGCTGTCGGCGGCCTGGGAGCTGCCGTATCCGATTTATTTTGAAGGTGATGAAGAAATCAGCAGCTTAGTGGAGAAATTCCAAGAGGAAGAGGAAACAGTACTTTGTTCGGTTCACTTATGGGAAGGACTCGATATTCCTGGTGACGCATTGAAGAATGTTACCATTTGGTCTCTGCCGTTCCCGCCTCATGATCCTGTATTTACAGCAAAACGCAACGGGGCGAAAAAAGATCCGTTTGAAGAAGTGGATCTGCCATATATGTTATTGCGCGTACGGCAGGGCATCGGGCGTCTGATTCGTTCGAATCAAGACAGCGGCTCAATTCACATTTACGCTGGCGGAGAAAATGCACGCATCATTGATGAAGTCAAAAAGGTCTTGCCTGTTGAACCTCAAATGATGTAA
- a CDS encoding YpzG family protein: MSYRNRLDQHSELFHHNWTRPKRSKSQVNGHTEMSQTNIILRSNAKAHRW; this comes from the coding sequence ATGAGTTATAGAAATCGATTAGATCAGCATTCTGAACTGTTTCATCACAATTGGACACGGCCTAAACGTTCTAAGTCTCAAGTAAACGGTCACACTGAAATGTCCCAAACCAACATTATATTGAGAAGCAACGCGAAAGCGCACCGTTGGTAA
- the kduI gene encoding 5-dehydro-4-deoxy-D-glucuronate isomerase — protein sequence MENRYSVHPEQAKRFTTEELRSHFLMDSLFTENKLTMYYSHEDRVVIGGAAPGQSELKLDAGDFLKTDFFLERREIGIINVGQPGAVRVGDDEYVLETKDFLYIGMGNQDVAFTSLNGEKAKFYFISACAHQSYPTQKAALSELTPDRLGDEAASNVRSLYKVIHQDGIKSCQLMMGITMLDQNNNWNTMPAHVHDRRMEAYLYLDLEKDSKVFHFMGQPDETRHLVVGNEQAVLSPAWSIHSGAGTSNYSFVWAMAGENYTFTDMDVVPLDGLK from the coding sequence ATGGAAAATCGTTATTCTGTACACCCTGAACAAGCCAAACGCTTTACAACCGAGGAGCTTCGCAGTCATTTCTTAATGGATTCTTTATTTACGGAAAATAAACTCACGATGTATTACTCACATGAAGACCGGGTTGTCATCGGCGGTGCCGCTCCCGGGCAAAGTGAACTGAAACTTGATGCCGGGGATTTCCTTAAAACAGATTTTTTCCTCGAACGGCGTGAAATCGGAATTATTAATGTAGGCCAGCCTGGCGCGGTCAGGGTTGGCGATGACGAATATGTACTTGAAACAAAGGATTTTCTCTATATCGGAATGGGCAATCAGGATGTAGCATTTACAAGCCTGAACGGAGAAAAAGCTAAGTTTTATTTCATCTCCGCTTGTGCCCATCAAAGCTACCCGACACAAAAAGCCGCTTTGTCTGAACTGACACCGGACCGCCTTGGCGATGAGGCAGCATCTAATGTCAGAAGCCTATACAAAGTCATTCATCAAGATGGCATCAAAAGCTGTCAGCTTATGATGGGAATTACAATGTTAGATCAAAACAACAACTGGAACACCATGCCGGCACACGTTCATGACCGCCGGATGGAGGCTTATCTTTACCTTGATCTTGAGAAGGATTCGAAGGTGTTTCACTTCATGGGCCAGCCGGACGAAACACGCCACCTTGTTGTCGGAAATGAGCAAGCTGTCCTTTCACCTGCCTGGTCTATTCACTCCGGCGCAGGAACATCAAACTACAGCTTTGTATGGGCGATGGCTGGAGAAAACTACACATTTACGGACATGGATGTCGTTCCGTTGGATGGGCTGAAGTAA
- the kdgK gene encoding 2-dehydro-3-deoxygluconokinase, which produces MKLDAVTFGESMAMFYANEYGGLHEVSTFSKGLAGAESNVACGLSRLGFQMGWMSKVGDDQLGTFILQELKKEGVDVSRVIRSQDGNPTGLLLKSKVKEGDPQVTYYRKNSAASTLTSAEYPKDYFQCAGHLHVTGIPPALSADMKDFTYHVMNDMRNAGKTISFDPNLRPSLWPDQATMVHTINDLSGLADWFFPGIAEGELLTGEKTPEGIADYYLKKGVSFVAIKLGKEGAYFKTRESEGFAEGFRVDRVVDTVGAGDGFAVGVISGILDGLPYKDAVQRGNAIGALQVQAPGDMDGLPTREKLAAYLSAQRTVYQKKGDY; this is translated from the coding sequence ATGAAGCTTGATGCGGTGACATTCGGGGAATCGATGGCCATGTTTTACGCAAATGAGTACGGAGGCCTTCATGAAGTATCTACTTTTTCTAAAGGGCTGGCCGGAGCAGAAAGCAATGTCGCTTGCGGCCTGTCCAGACTCGGATTTCAGATGGGATGGATGAGCAAAGTCGGAGATGATCAGCTCGGAACATTTATTTTACAGGAGCTAAAAAAAGAGGGAGTGGATGTGTCCCGCGTGATCCGATCGCAGGATGGAAATCCCACCGGTCTTCTGCTGAAGTCAAAAGTGAAAGAAGGCGATCCGCAAGTTACCTACTACAGGAAAAACTCAGCTGCAAGCACATTAACTTCTGCTGAATATCCGAAAGATTATTTTCAATGCGCAGGCCATTTGCATGTGACAGGCATTCCGCCTGCATTATCAGCAGATATGAAAGACTTCACGTATCATGTCATGAACGACATGAGAAACGCCGGGAAGACCATTTCATTTGACCCCAATTTAAGACCTTCGCTTTGGCCTGATCAAGCAACAATGGTGCACACAATCAATGATCTGTCTGGGCTTGCAGATTGGTTTTTCCCGGGTATCGCAGAGGGCGAGTTATTGACCGGAGAAAAAACACCTGAAGGCATTGCCGACTATTATCTGAAAAAAGGGGTCAGCTTTGTCGCTATTAAACTCGGAAAAGAAGGCGCTTACTTTAAAACGAGGGAAAGTGAAGGATTTGCAGAAGGCTTCCGGGTCGATCGGGTGGTTGATACAGTCGGTGCCGGAGACGGATTTGCAGTCGGTGTGATCAGCGGCATCCTTGACGGTTTGCCGTACAAGGATGCGGTGCAAAGAGGAAATGCGATTGGCGCTTTGCAAGTTCAGGCACCGGGGGATATGGACGGACTGCCGACCAGGGAGAAATTAGCTGCGTATTTATCTGCTCAAAGAACGGTTTACCAAAAGAAAGGGGATTATTAA